In the Arachis stenosperma cultivar V10309 chromosome 8, arast.V10309.gnm1.PFL2, whole genome shotgun sequence genome, GAAAAGGAttaatttaattctttttcATACTACAGAATGTGAACTATTATGCAAAATCATGGTTACCGGCACGGTCGATTGTTATGGAGTGTCTTGCAGCAAGAGAAACTATTGATTCTAGTGGAGAAATCATAAAGCTGACTAGATCTTGTCCTGTAAGCATACAAGGCATATTTATGGATTCGCACAAATTTTTAGTACTTTCTCTTGGGATAATGGGAACTTTTTACTTATCATATTTGATTCTTGATAATATTCATTTTAATTACCTGAAACCTTTTCTCCCTTGTTCCTCAGTGGAAATTTCACATACATGAGCTTGAGAAGGAAATGGAAATTAGTCCTTCCATCAAATATGTTCTTTATCCGGTATGTATGTTTAACTGATTTAGTCAATGGCTGTTTAAGATTGATTGTACGCAAACTATCATATAGGAAGCAAATCCTTCTTCTCATCATTTATTTAATGATTTTGTCCCTCTATTAAGAAAATTTTACATTGGAGACCTTTTTTACCTGTAGGATGATAGAAGCGAGAAGTGGAGACTGCAGGCAGTGGTAATTTCACCTGCTAGATTCGAGAGCAGAAAACCATTACCATCCCCTTGGAGGGGTTTGGAGAATGACAAGCTCTCTGAGGTTGCTGGCATCCCAGGTTGTACATTTGTTCACATGAGTGGTTTTATCGGAGGAAATCAAACTTATGAAGGTGCTCTAGCTATGGCAAGAGCATCCTTAAAGGCTTAGGTAGTTCCTCTTTGATAAGATATACAAAGGAACAATAGAACCAAGTGTTTTAATTGAAGCAGTATGGTACATCATACAGAGAGGTTCAGAATCCTTAGTGTATGCATATCACTACATCTCAAAATGTAATCAAGGGAACCAGTCTTGACACATTTTCTTGTCAGTTCTAACACTATTTTTCCGAACTAGTTCAATGGTGACATTTCATTTCATTTGTTCTATAGGTATTTATCCATTTATGGGCACTCTCGTTATGGTCAAAACGTGGCCTTGGCTTCACTCATCTGAAACAGTAGGAAGACCCTCTTTAAACCATGCGTAAAGGCCTCCTTCTAGATGGAACACATTGGTAAAACCATTAAGGACCAGCACGTAAGCTGCTATCAGAGACCTATGAAAGAATTAAATGTAACTATTATAGCAACAGATTAGTGGTTTGAAGTTTACAATAATTTGTGAAAATCAAGCATAAATGTTGGAAATTAAACTAAACTTATAAATTACCAATAACCAAGTTGAAGAATTCAAGTTGCATTAGAACTCCTAGAGATTGCTAGAATGTTCATGAATGACAAGATTATTTACTCAAGTTGATAACAAATGGTGAAGGATGAAAATTTCATGAAAGAATGGACAAGAGTTGACTATGTTGCAAGAAGGTTATAGGAAATTATAGAAGTTTGACAAGTCAAAATTGatcaaattataaaaagataatcaAATTTTATGACTAGAGTTTATCAAAATTATGTAAGCATATTTATCTAGTAGTAAGACAAGTTGACTTGCTTATCAAGTAGCAAAGTAAGTTGGATTTTACATGCTTCTTCACCTCCATTATAACTTGCTCTTAGTTATCaagaattaataatttatttgcaATAGAGAGTAGAAATATATCTTATTGTGTATAGTGGTATTTTTTTTCCTAGTATATTATTATGTTACTGTTGAGAAAAAATTATATAGAGGTTATGTTGTATTAAATGAGTGAGTAATCCTGAACAAATCAATTGTGGCTATTATACTTGCAAGAGTGATATGCCGCATGCTAACGAAACATTCATGTGACTTACTCTAGTCTTACATGCACGCAATGCAAgctattaattaattaactacaCAAATTCTTGTGCATTTCAGCCCCCGAATTATTAATTTGGAGTTTAGGGCTATGTTAAAATTCTGGATGGATTTCAATTTCATAGAATCAATCATTTATATTGTTACTAATAAAATAGTATTATTACTACCCTCTATACTCTGAAATGAATATATGAAGATGGAGAAAAGTTAGTACCTTGATTGTTGACCTTCTGGCAGATTTTGTGTTGGCTTCATTGTACCCCCTGATGAACAAGCTACTATTATCTTTgcatttttatctaattttgaTTCAACGGCTGCCATCAGCATAAACCAAATATTTCTTTAGATTCAGGAAACATGAAATGCATGAATTCAAGAAATGCATCATGTAGTGTATATCTCTTACTCTTTATGAACTCAGGGTTCTCTTCTGTACCagaaaaaataccaaaaaatgCAAATGCAGCGCGCCTAGCAATGTCCCATGCAGTCCACTCTTTTATAAGCCTATATATTTGCACATTAATGGCATCTGGAGGATGAGCCTGCACAAATTCTCAAACCCATTGGTTTTTTATTTTCATCAGATTAGTGGAAATGAGAAGAATTGTACACATGAAACTAGATAAATGTGTGTGTAGGCACATTGTTCACTAACCTCTTTGAACTCTGCTTCAGGCCTTACATCAAGAATCACAAACTTATTCTCTTTCTGAAGGCGCAGAGCTTCCTTTACATCAACACTTCTTACCTGCAATTTCCATATTATCATACCATGCAACTCATTTACTCTGAATTTGATGATAAAAGTGGCATTTTACATTCCCTTATGTTTAACACAAATTATTAGGAAAAATGCATTAGACTTCTTTTTTAGATTGATGTGATATGATTATGAAATAGATTTTGCCTACCATTTTAACTTTACAGCAGTGCTCTTAGTTAGTTAAATATTTGGTATCATACTTTATCCTATGATCTCTCTTGTAAGGTCATAGTTCTTTGAATATATTATAACTTGGGATCTAAATAAGGCATGGAATTTATGATGAAGCATAGAATACCATGACGATTATGTTCAAATAACACTTTATTCTGATAAGGAGAATGAGATATACCTTCTTTTCCAACAGAACTTCTCTCTTAACCTTCCAGTCTTCTTCAGctaatatcaccaagaaaagttGAAATAAAAAACTGGTTAATGCTCCTCAAATTGCTACCACAAACACAACTGGAATTCAGTGACAGTAACACAGAGAAAACTAATATTAATACCTGGTGATTTTGCTGGTTTTGTTGCTGCACAATGAATTGTTAACCCCCTTGCAATGTTCATCTGATTTAATCTCTGACCTGTTGTGTATCTGTGTGATTTCACACTCACCAACCATGAACTATGATCACGGGTTCCTTCAAAAGAAGGTACCAAAGGTTGTAGAGCAACCGATGTAAAAGCAGCCATCGTTTCAACTTTCGCGCTTAATTAACAACAGAGAAACAAACCTGCAgataattctatatatatatatatatatatatatatatttttagtgagttcaaataaaaaatgatcTAGTTGATGGTCACTAGCTAGTTGAAGTTACTTGGAATATGAAGTGGCATATGCTTGAGTGTTATATGTAACAAGAACTTTTAGAAGCTTGTCGTTGTAAGACATAAATATCTGAGTATTCTGGATATTGAAGACTCGGAATCTGAATTTGTGGCTGATGTTTTAGGACCCATTTATTTGGATAGGTTAATGTTTCCTTGTCATCATCcttttttgcttcttttctCTTATACatagatatatttttatcaaCAATAATGACTTAATTAAATTCAGTATTGTCcgtaattcaatcaattatccTACTTTACATAATTTGGGAGAGAGACAaagactaaaaaataaaaaatgagagataaaaattgaaaaattgagattgaaataaattttaatattatatttagtaTAATGTGAAAGATAGAGATGGAAATAAAAATGaagttttagtttaatttatataaagaataaaattaaaattaattaattaattaaaatagagatattttagatataaaatgttattaaaattttagtttcttatctttaaaaaattttaatctctTGCGTCTTTACTTTTTGAAGatattaaaatactaaaatttaaataaataaaaattaaaattttagtattaattTCTAAACAAACAAATATAAAACTAAATGTCATGTAGTTTCTCAATCTTCTCCATTTCAATACCTCATAACAAAGCTACCATCTTGACACTTGCAATCTATCAAACTATTTTGAAACCTCGTGTTATGGTCTTACAGTCCAAGAGAAGATGATACTAAAAGTAAAATTATTGAAACCAATTTCTCATAATTATTTAATGTTTCTTGTTGAGCCAATTAATCATATATCTTCCtcttaatatatatacatgAGGCACAAGTGGACTTGATGCTTCAGTGGCAGTAAATATCAATCTAATCTAAGTTACAAAATGGATGTCTTTTTGTCCTCACATATAAaactatatatatgtaaattaaCCCAAAAAATGAGACTTTGTGTGTACGCTAAGATTGTAAAGGATCCTAATTGGTACCAAAGTGTTAAACAGATCCAATGGTATAGGTTACATCATTTTCTTGTATTGCCAGATAACTAGCCAAATCATAAGTGTAGATTTTACATAATCTGTCTATTTTTTGAAGAAAATGCATCACAAGATTTTCTTTCAGATTGGATCCCTTTATATTCAAATTATAAAAGCTAAGTAATTAGTGCTCAAATgattttgaataaattatttgatgtattttaTGTCAATACTCAATACATAAAACTGGAAGTTAATCCGTTTCTCTCAGCAGATAAGACTgaataatgaaataaaatgaaaattagTTAACCAATATATTAAAGCATTTACAAGTTTAGACACGACTAGTGAGTTATCTATCTAtttatctacttaatatactaaaattgaatttttctcTAACTAATAAAAGTGACGTGTCGATCTCTCGTGAGTCCGTtttctctccaaaataatgaaattttccATCTATTccaaattattttataaaaaatatctttattataattatattataattaatatttaatgaataatatataattatagtaatttagaaacatatcttcattataattatatcaaaacaatatttaatacactattaaactactttttaattaataataataataataataataataataataataataataatatacgaTAATGATATGATAATAACACCGGTCGTGGTAATCATGAGAAGAATATTTGATTCTAATCATAAAATGATCAAATCTTATAATATTAATAACGCAAattgattttaaatatttttacttattttaattatattaattataaaaatattgatataattttaattcttattcattattcaataataataataataataataataataataaattataattgataaaatTGAATTTATCACGTGGGTAAAGtaacaacttaaaattataataatttattacgggtaattgtaaaaattataatagggttacgtaaaattatttttagcaTTAGCATATAATAATTGtacaagttatttttttattactttaatccattataattctattttcttatgatatttattttaaacattttaagTTATTAAATTCGTCCATGATAATATATCTTTACCTCCTTTCTATTTTAATCTGTGTATATTAGGTATAATATTCTCATTTATTGTCCGAGATTTCTCTGATCATGATAGAAGATAATGATTCTAATTATGATatgataaaattatataattttaataaaattaatatatgatGCATAATTAatgtatttaataaaaaattaccttaataataaataatttacatatttatttttattttactaaagtctatatataatatttttctgtggtacatgaatctaaatttgagagtcaactcataattttatatttttttactacttcatagaataagaatgtattcttcgttttttattgaaattgatCATTTTAAgatacaatttataattttttataatattcttcatatattcattctattatattattcttttgataatttattaattgttgttaCTCTAAGTTATTCTTATCGTCTAATGTTCCAGTTTGATTGTCTTTTGCCACAATCGTTTACAATGCATCACATCCATGAAATACATCATCGAATTGTCTTCACTGATTTGAGTTCAACTACATGGATGTAAGCGTTCAAAGAAGGGGCAATAATCTCTACTTTACCGAAGGATGGTTGGATCTAGTCACCTATTATGACCAACCTAATGGAATGTGGTTAAAGTTAGCTTTCTTGGGAGGAGCTCGATTTTTTATTGAGGAATTGTTTCCATGGAACTTTATATGGCAAGTTAAAGTTTCATCCCCTCCATATTTTTTACATCTGCCCGAAGATCTTCGAAGTGGAGCACATAATGAGATTGAATTCCCTCAGTTTAAGTTCAATTTTGCTAAATTCGTGACAAACTCGGATATATAATTTCAACGAttggtaatatatttaaattttcttattttaagcTTTTCGTTATTAGAATACTTTTATAACATATTGTGATTTTTGTTCAGAAAGTATCGGCTttcttttgcatgcatgcaatgcCATTTAGGGGAATAAGGGTTAGTTTGGTTTCTCGGTGTGGCAATTCTATACCTTGTCGCATTGCATGGATAGCGGATGATGAAGCTTATTTAACACGAGGATGGTCTGAATTTACACGAATTCTAAATGTTCAAACTTACTATGTTATTTCAGTTGGTTGTCGTTACGAGAATGACTTTATTCTATACGTGACTAAGGACTAGAATAGAATCAATATTGTTTAAGTAATTTGgttttaatattagtatttgattaaattagtattagagaatttaaaattattgtttcaatttatatattatgagtattttttgtggatgtgctatttttaaatattttaataaaatgaagTAGTATCAGATATATTTAAGTTcatttttatcctttatttctttaattgtaTTTTCATTATATTCGAAAAAAATCTCTACCTAAACATATAGTA is a window encoding:
- the LOC130943324 gene encoding rhodanese-like domain-containing protein 14, chloroplastic, with the translated sequence MAAFTSVALQPLVPSFEGTRDHSSWLVSVKSHRYTTGQRLNQMNIARGLTIHCAATKPAKSPAEEDWKVKREVLLEKKVRSVDVKEALRLQKENKFVILDVRPEAEFKEAHPPDAINVQIYRLIKEWTAWDIARRAAFAFFGIFSGTEENPEFIKTVESKLDKNAKIIVACSSGGTMKPTQNLPEGQQSRSLIAAYVLVLNGFTNVFHLEGGLYAWFKEGLPTVSDE